The Nerophis ophidion isolate RoL-2023_Sa linkage group LG25, RoL_Noph_v1.0, whole genome shotgun sequence genomic sequence atttggcgtgacagccctcctccatcatgggccccgagaatccgtctccttttcggcgcccctgcttggcaaactcatcccgcgggccggataaaaccatacgtttgacacccctgatttaaactatAACCGTAGAGTCAAAACTTACAACCGTCGCGTCCCTACTTGACCCCCACAGCTAAAACAACATGTGTGGGGGCTCCTGTTCAAATAGCAGCGGGCCGGCCCAGACCCCCGGTGCTGCCTTCAAGTGACGACATGTAATCTGAGAGGAGCCCGTGTATTATTAGCAGGACTCCTCGCGGACCACTCCAGTCAGCCCAATGTTGCGTTCGCGGCACCAACTAAAGTGGAAATTGAGTGTTCTCCACTACGAAGCTGCGGTAAAGACttttaccactttttttttttttttttttaagtttgaaaTGTGCTCAAGCCGCTTGAAGTAGTCGCTATACGGACCCTTGTGCTGCTGAAGTGGTCgcggatttatttttattttttttaaagagtggCCAACATGGCTTTACTGCACTTGCTGCTGTGCGCGGGGATGTTGCCGGCGTGCGGAGCCCTCTACAGCGGTCCTCTACAACCGGAGATGTCGAACGGCACCTTCCACCACTACTTCGTGCCGGACGGCGACTACGAGGAGAACGACGACCCGGAAAAATGTCAGCTGCTGTTCCGGATGACCGACCACCGGAAGTGCGGTCCGGACCCGGACCAGGACTCGGTCATCCGCGACGACTTCACCATCATCAAGCGGCAGATTGAAGACTCCGCGCGGGTGCTGGAGGTGGTCGGCAGGAGCGTCTCGTACGACCTGGACGGAGAGGACGGCTACGGGAAGTACCTGCGCCGGGAGACCACGCAGATCAGCGAGGCCTTCACGAACTCCGAGAAGTCGCTGCTGGAGCTGGAGGTGAAGTTCAAGCAGAGCCAGGAAGGCGAGCTGAAGGAGGAACACCGGCTCGGCGACGACTTCCTCAAGATGGTCGTCAACACCCGGGACGCCCTGAAGGAGACTTTGGACATTTCTTTGGGGCTGAAGGACAAACATGAGCTGCTCTCCCTCATTGTCCGCAGCCACGGAACACGACTCAGCAGACTGAAGAATGAATACATGAAGTACTGACACAGTAATCCCTACTTTTTGTTTTACAGTCACACATTTATGAGCACAAACCCCACATTTGGCCTTTCCAAAGGTAAATACTCAGTTTTCAGTCAAACATTTATGAACATAATTCACAAATTTGGCCTTTCCAAAGGTAAATACTCAGTTTTCAGTGTGACATTTATGAACACAAACCCTGAATTTGGCCTTTCCAAAGGTTAAATACTCAGTTTTCAGTCAAATTTTTTACCACAAACACCAAAGTTGGCCTTTCCAAAGGTAAATAGTCAGTTTTCAATCACACATTTGTGAGCACAAACCCCAAATTTGGCCTTTCCGAAGGTAAAGTCAGTTTTCAGTCACACATTTATAACAAAAAAACCCAAATTTGGCCTTTCCAAAggtaaaaagtcagtttttagtCACATTTATGACCACAAACCCCAAATTTGGCCTTTCCAAAAGGTAAACACTCTGTTTTCAGTCACACATTTATTACCACAAACACCAAATTTGGTCTTTCCAAAGGTAAATAGTCAGATTTCAATCACACATTTGTGAGCACAAACCCCAAATTTGGTCTTTCCAAAAGGTAAATAGTCAGATTTCAATCACACATTTGTGAGCACAAACCCCAAATTTGGCCTTTCCAAAGGTAAATAGTCAATTTTCAGTCACACATTTATGGCCACAAACCCCAAATATGGCCTTTCCAAATGTAAATAACGTATGTCCTTGAATTCCCGCCGGGGCGctagttaatttaaaacctcttctcactcatgcgcttaccaaaggcatgcggtaaaagtaagcatgcgctaattattttaaaacctcttctcactccggtacttaccaaaggtatgcagtaaaaatttgagtgtgatgtaagcttggaccttaaatcccactgaatagctcttaatcttcttccatttatgcgatttcaaattaccagtattgaaatcggcctcctccgttttgaaaatgatgacaggggaagtgtcactcgtgacgtcacgagtttgaccaggcggtaataccaagcatgcgctaattattttgggaagagagtttgacccggcagtaattcaaggcaggcgcatactttatgccctgcggcaattcaaggaaatacggtactcagtTTTCAGTCACAAAGTTATGAGCACAAACGCCAAATTTGGCCATTCCAAAGGTAAATACTCAATTTTCAGTCACACATTTATGAGCACAAATCCCAAAATGTGGCCCTTTTGAAGGTAAATACTCAGTTTTCAGTCATACATTTATGACCACAAATCCTGAATTTGGCCTTTCCAAAGGTAAATACTCAGTTTTCAGTCACACAGTTATGAGCAcaaaggccaaatttggcctttcCAAAAGGTAAATACTCAGTTTTCAGTCACACATTTGTGAGCACAAATCCCAAATTTTGCCTTTCCAAAGGTAAATACTCAATTTTCAGTCAGACATTTGTGAACACGAATCCCAAATGTTGCCCTTCTGAAGGTAAATACTCAGTTTTCAGTCAGACATTTGTGAGCACAAACCCAAAATGTTGCCTTTCCGAAGGTAAATACTCAATTTTCAGTCACACATTTTGTGAGCACAAATCCCAAATTTGGCCTTTCCAAAAGGTGAATACTCAGTTTTCAGTCACACGTTTGTGAGCACAAACCCCAAATTTGGACTTTCCGAAGGTAAATACTCTGTTTTCAGTCACATATTTGTGAGCACAAACCCCAAATTTTACCTTTCCAAAGGTAAATACTCAATTTTTAGTCACACATTTATGACCACAAACCCTGAATTTGGCCTTTCCAAAAGGTAAATACTCAGAATACTCAGTTTTCAGTCACACATTTGTGAGCACAAATCCCAAATGTAACCTTACCTAAGGTAAATACTTCGTTTTCAATCACACATTTGTGAGCACAAACCCCAAATTTTGGCCTTTCGAAAGGTAAATACTCAATTTTCAGTCACACATTTGTGAGCACAACCCCAAGTTTAGCCTTTCCGAAGGTAAATACTCAGTTTTCAGTCACACATTTATGACCACAAACCTTGAATTTGGCCTTTCCAAAGTGAATACTCTGTTTTCAGTCACACATTTGTGAGCACAAACCCCTAATTTGGCCTTCACAAAGGTAAACTCTGTTTTAAGTCACACATTTATGTCCACAAACCCTGAATTTGGCCTTTCAAAATGGTAAAGCCAGTTTTCAGTCACACATTTATaactgttgtaagcacaataccaatgggcgcaatttTCAAAATGAGCATTTTGCAagtttaatgtcaaatcaaatcaaatgtttattggattcatcacagtgtacatccacgactaaactactgactaaactactaccacaacttggtttactatttataaaatataataatgtagggttacctggaacttgaaataggccacccgacctaaatccacacttccctcgccaaacaccttcgtttcccaaccctcccgcttggataaataggcattgatgccatctacgcagttttgggagactgttttgctgttagatcgcgtccaaatttgcaaagtgcgcgagattggtgaaatgcttataACATAACCACAAACTCCAAATTTGGCCTTTCCAAAGGTAAATAGTCAGTTTTTAGTCACATTAATGACCACAAACCCCAAATTTGGCCTCTACAAAAGGTAAATAGTCAGTTTTTAGTCACATTTATGACCACAAACCCCAAATTTGGcctttacaaaaggtaaatagTCAGTTTTTAGTCACATTTATGACCACAAACCCCAAATTTGGCCTTTACAAAGGTAAACACTGTTTTCAGTCACACATTTATGACCACAAACCCTGAATTTGGCCTTTACAAAGGTAAACACTGTTTTCAGTCACACATTTATGACCACAAACCCTGAATTTGGCCTTTCCAAAAGTAAATACTCAGTTTTCAGTCACACATTTATAACCACAAACCCCGAATTTGGTCTTTCCAAAGGTAAATTGTCAGTTTTCAGTCACATTTATAACCACAAACCCCGAATTTGGTCTTTCCAAAGCTAAATAGTCAGTTTTCAGTCACACATTTATGACCACAAACCCCAAATTTGGTCTTTCCGAAGGTAAATACTCAGTTTTAAATGACACAAATATTGCTTTGTGGTGGATTGCAGTGCTTTATTTTGTTAGATTCTACCCGCGTCCTTCAAGAGTCCGAGGCCATGTCCATTCATTCAAAGAAGGTCACAGATGGAAATTACAGCGTCGGTCTCAACTGAACATCAGCGTGCTACTACCGTCAACAATTCTTCGTTTTTCCTATAGTCCGTGAAAAACAAAGTCCATCTGGTCCATACAAACATGGTCATGGTCCAGTCTTCATGGAGGTGGGGGTGAGTCCAAGGAATTTTAGTCCGGGTGGCTTTTGCACAACAAGGCCTTCAGAAGGGCCACACATtgaaaaaaattgtgatatttttcattttcaaaaccaacacGATATTTATTGTAACTCTTAGGGCTGCCCTCAATGTTGGTGAATATTCAAGGTCCCACGGACGCAAAAAGatcattaaaatatttaaaatataagtCATACattgatgtttttatttaccttttacacctaaatatctatagatcaacttcagatgtattCATTGCCAttactgtttttttaataattcttCGTTCTTCCTATAGTTCTTGCTAAACAAAGTCCATCTGGTCCGGACAAACGTGGTCATGGTTAAGTCTCCATGAAGGCGGGGTCGAGTCCAAGGATTTTTAGTCCGGGTGGCTTTTGCACAACAAGGTCATCAtaagggccacacactgaaaaatgagAGAATGCGggggaccattttgatattttttgttttcaaaaccAACAATATTTATTGTAACCCTTAGGTCTTCCCTCAACGTTGGGGAATATTAGAGGACTCATGGACGCGAAAgggtcattaaaatgttaaaaataaggcctatattgatgtttttatttacttttgacGCTTAAATatctctaaatcaacttcagatatattcgCTGCCAttacttttttcaaaaaaatttttATGCCGTTTTGTTAAATAggaaaatacaaaatatgcaatattttcacccgcaAATTGTTCAAAGTGGAGCCtaaaataggtaaataattcatgacaacattggTTTTGGTTCATTATCACATCTTGGGCAATGTCAGTTTTAAAAACCAAATCTGATTAAAGCTTTCAGATATCCAAAAGGTATTTTACTCATAGatgtgttaaaaaataagtcatatatcaaTATGTGCTATTTTTAATTTAAGCGCtaaaatctgtagatcaacttcagatttatccatCAGTTAGAAATGAGGATTATTTTTTGAGCATTTCAGCAGTTTTAAGTTACAAAAACTGTTCGAATGGCAGCTTTTGTCATTAGattcaacatcaatcaatcaacgtttctTTATATAGACCttcatcacaagtgtctcaaagggctgcacaagccacaacaacatcctcggctcattgCAACATTCTATCTTCACATTtcacctttttgctcttttattccactttttaatgtatttttttcttcgtatagtattatttttagaatgtgccctgagcaattaaaaaacatgtggacacccctgatctataggaTGTGTAATTATCTTATTATTTCTGAGTTTAGGAGACACAGAGTCACCATTCTCAGCCCTGTGCAGTGATTAGAAATAACAATAACACTTTCATAATATtccgaaaacaaaacaaaaattgacGTGAAATAAAAGTTTGACGTAACCTAAATGAACCTGCTTATAgggtatttaagtgtgtatttgCTACAATATTATAACAATTTGTTTTGGATATACTTAACAAGTCACATTAAGGAACATGATTCATACAATAtggtatacaaaaaaaaatcaaaaacttgTCTTACCTGTTAgtatacattttttatgtatttagatCCCCCTCAATCCtgaacattttaaatcaaatagcggagatatttataaaataatcttgtctTCTTTCAATATTGCTCCAAATAGGTTGTTTACAATTTGAGACTTTCTCCCTAAATGGTGAAGGTTCTTCTAtcgtcttgttgtggggcagactgactcgtacatgcacatgcatcctccccagtttccatttttaataaaaagtagcgtatagttctgacttatatccgtcagtagactcaaTATAGAAGCAgtaaaaaaactacaacatggctgacggggcgATGACACAGTCAAAGGGGGCTTAGCCTGGAATAGAGTTTCCCCACGTgattaagaccgcccacaaaacatccTAAAGAGACGGCCAGAAAGCGGctagaagatggtctgtaaaaaaaattaaaaaaaaatgatgcatcATTTTGAcgacaaggaagtgtttaaaatcTAGAAACACATCTTAGTATGACACCTCCTGtgtttaaatattgcataactgCGATAAATTAATTTCCACTAATTAGGCGTTAttcattataaatcaaatatttttataGTTGGGGCATTAAAAACTGTCCATGACCatctaaatagttttttttttttacattttgagagCCCTGTACTAATGAAATAACACTCTagagtcacctttacactcgcttaatccaatatagtaatgctacCTGATGCAGAGCCAATCAcaggccacgatactgaacacaTCACGCTCTGATTGCTTtgggccaggggtcaccaacgcggtgcccgcgggcaccaggtagcccgtaaggactagACGAGTagaccgctggcctgttctaaaaatagctcaaatagcagcacttaccagtgagctgcctctatttttaaaattttatttatttactagcaagctggtctcgctttgctcaacgtttttaattctaagagagacaaaactcaaatagaattagaaaatccgagaaaatatttaaaagacttgtttaaatatatatatttttttttttttttactttgcttcttataactttcagaaagacaattatggagaaaaaaatacaaccttaaaaattattttaggatttttaaacacatataccttattaccttttaaattccttcctcttcttttctgacaatttaaatcaatgttcaagtattttttttttttattgtaaagaataataactacattttaatttaattcttcattttagcttctgttttttcgacaaaagatatttgtgaaatatttcttcaaacttatgagtaaaattcaaaaacattctggcaaatctagaaaatctgtagaatcaattttaaatcttatttcaaagtcttttgaatttcttttaaaacatttgttctggaaaatctagaagaaataatgatttatctttgttagaaatatagcttggtccaatttgttatatattccaacaaagtgcagattggatttttacctatttgaaacatgtcatcaaaattctaaaattaatcttaatcaggaaaaattactaatgatgtttcataaattctttttttaattttttcaaaaagattcaaattagctagtttttctcttctttttttcggtagaattttgaattttaaagagtaaaaattgaagataaattatgtttcaaaatttaattttcttttttttttcatgttttctcctcttttaaaccgttcatttaagtgtttttttcataatttattctctacaaaaaaccttccgtaaaaggaaaaaaaaaatgtacgacggaatgacagagagaaatacccatttttttatatatatagatttatttattaaaggtaaatagagcaaattggctatttctggcaatttatttaagtgtgtatcaaactggtagcccttcgcattaatcagtacccaagaagtagctcttggtttcaaaaaggttggtgacccctagttTAAACTATAGGTCACGGGTGCCCACATACAGAAAAATGATACACTAAACGTATTGTAAGTCCAAAATATGTAAAGAAAAAACAGCTTATATTTGAGTTTTTAGAATAAATAGTTGTCTTTGTAAAAACACAACTATGAAATATTTTAATATGTCATAGGggcaataaaaaaaatagctgTCCCCTAGGCTGCCCTTCTGAACACCCCTTTTTTCCAGTTAAACGCTCAGTCTCCGTCTTGAAAACACCTTATTTCCTTACAAAGTATTGTTTTAGTGTAAGCTCTgtctttcttttgttttttaaattagtttatgaatattgtgCACTTTACAGTATTAATCCAGAATCAATCGGTGCTACTTTTCATCATTACATGACTAACAATATTTGGCTGCTAAAGGACACAATGGTAATTTCACTCTTGATTAGTTGAGAACAAGTCCCTGAATTCTGCGACATATTGTAAGGTTTACAACGCACACTGCCCCGTAAAGCGATACGTTTGTGTATGGAAGCGTAAACGACCTGTGTTGTGTTTCATAATGCTACACCATGGCCACACGGGTGTTCTAAAACTGCACCTTTTGTtgtgttgcctttttttttttttttcttaggtcAGTCGGTTTAGGACTGCGGGTTTTActgtaaaacaacttcaaaaaggAGTTCTGGAAGCATAACTACAGAGTAAGACAGTATGTGCTAGCTGGAGTACTTTGTGACCCTAAAAACAAAGTCATTGAGGACACATTTTCTGGAACACAAAGGAAACAGAAGCAGAAATCCAATAtttcctgatatatatatatatatatatatatatatatatatatatatatatatatatatatatatatatatatatatatatatatacagtatctatatttatatatgttaatatgtatatatacatatgtatgtgtgtatgtgttatacagtgctcaataccggggtaaagCAGactatacgttaggtcaggaaaaaaacacacaggctatttcatccctacaagccagtttcgcaagtttccctgctcttcaggggatttcctgatggtgaactatgcctgggcagagCGAAGCCATAGGAAACTCTGATGGAGGCCCACAGTGGTCCGAACGTGCAAATaagtcgtacgacctgggtataagggcgaaagactaatcgaaccatctgtttcgcaggtttccctgctcttcagggaattTCCTGATGGTGAACTGTGCCTGGGCAGGGcaaagccagaggaaactctgatGGAGGCCCACATTGGTCCTAACGTGAAAATCGGTCGTACGGCCTGGGTATaagggcgaaagactaatcgaaccatctgttttgcaggtttccctgctcttcgagAAATCCCTTGAagggcagggaaacctgcgaaataggcttgtagggataaaatagCCACTGTTTTTCCTGATCTaacttgtatatatataatagtcgAGGTTACTGGTCTATCGGTTATACAGTGCCCAATACcggagtgtatatgtatgtatatatatatatatatatatatatatatggattattTCCATGGTATGATGGAGTGTTTACATAAGAGTATAAATACGATTTTGCTTCACAGGCCAGCAGACAAAGCTCAGTTCATGTTCTGGTGCTAAATGTTTAGCTCAAAATGCAAGGCGGACAGAACCAATATAGAAATGTATTCCTGCGACTAAGTACTACGTAAAATACTGCGCGTGCCAGTACCCATATTACAGAATGTGTATTCATTGTTTATGTAAGGttttgaaaaagagcagcatatttgtattttttaaatgtaacactttcgatattatatattatatagatGAAGACTGCTGGCAGCACTCGTCAAACACTCGTTTGTGTGACAACATTAACAGAATGTGTTGTGTTTTCTCCAATAAAGAGATTGTGATCCAAGGAGTTGTGGtgtaaaatattttgtaaatcgATCGCGTCCATCGTGTCAAGATCGGTGAAAAATCATGAAATGTGGGCTTATACTTTACAGACACTGTAgtttgattgttcatgtttttcagtcattaCATATTGGTGTTCTATTGCATTGGAGTGTGCATTAGAAACACAAAAGCCATTCGATTTGTGACTATgttagaaaaagagttcctcagtgttcgcccTCACAATAACATTGTCGCTACAATTTGGTTATTTGACATGTTACGggacgtaaattaagtattgatgGCAGTTTTTATAATCCAACtatttttattgactttttcaaaTAGACAGAAGAAAGTACAAGTCGAAACAGTATAATTTTGAAGTCAGTAAATTCTTCACACCCtttcccttaaaggggaacattatcaccagacctacgtaagcgtcaatatataccttgaggttgcagaaaaaagaccatatatttttttaaccgatttccgaacactaaataggtgaattttggtgaattgaacgcctttctattatttgctctcggagcgatgacgtcacctaggtagtcaacgccattttctcaaacacattacacgcagcaagtcaagtcagctcggttattttccgttttttcgactgttttcctgtaccttggagacatcatgcctcgtcggtgtgttgtcggagggtgtaacaacacgaccagggaaggattcaagttgatttacgtagaatgtgcatcgattagcacaacatgctaatcgatgctaacatgctatttaggctagctgtatgcacatattgcatcgttatgcctcatttgtagctatatttgcatccagcctttccctccatccacatttaatgccaaacatccatccatccattttctaccgcttattccctttcggggtcgcggggggcgctggcgcctatctcagctacaatcgggcggaaggcgcagtacaccctggacaagtcgccatctcatcgcagggccaacacagatagacggacaacattcacactcacattcacacactagggccaatttagtgttgccaatcaacctatccccaggtgcatgtctttggatgtgggaggaagccggagtacccggagggaacccacgcattcacgggaagaacatgcaaactccacacagaaagatcccaagcctggatttgaacccaggactgcaggaccttcgtattgtgaggcagacgcactaactcctctgccaccatgaagccaatgccaaacaaacacctaccaatcgacatatttaagttgctccggtgtcaagagatgcgaaagtccctcgtttggtccgcacattttaccggcgatgctacgacagacatgtcacagagatgaatggataccctgcgacactcaaagcagatgcatttccaacgataaagtcaacgaaatcacaaaggtgagttttgttgatgttattgacttatgtgctaatcagacatatttggtcgcggcatgactgccagctaatcgagcgtttggtctgcacattttaccggcgatgctaaggcagacatggccgaatagcgtcaatagctattcgctcaatagcttcagtttcttcttcaattttgtttttcgctatctgcctccacactccaaccatccttttcaatacatgcgtaatctgttgaatcgcttaagccgctgaaatccgagtctgaatccgagctaatgtcgctatatcttgctttgctatccgcctggatagcatgtatatcactggatgacgtcacaggaaaatggatggtggcttcacagatagcgaaaatcaggcactttaaagccttttttcagggtattctatgatgggtaaaattttgaaaaaaaactttgaaaaagaaaatacctgggaactgatttttattggttttaacccttctgaaattgtgataatgttcccctttaaaacccaAACCACCAGTGTTTGGATGCATTTTCAAAGGGATTTAGAGGCAAAATGGtttgctgcattgctagccaccaacaACGAGACGATAATACAaattagaatgtaaaaaaaacaacttctgtTTTCTTGTCTCTTATAAGGATTGCAAACAAGGGAATTCCAAAAACAGtgcggtttaaaggcctactgaaagccactactaccaaccacgcagtctgatagtttatatatcaatgatgaaatattaacattgcaacacatgccaatacggccggtttagtttactaaattacaattttaaatttcccgcggagtttcttgtcgaaaacgtcgcagaataatGACGCGcgtgtagcttgtttacttcagatgcagtcagtagtcatttgttcaatttAAGTTATGCTAATGGTGTTGCTCatggttccattttaggtcctctctttttcatcatttgggcaaTTCAATTGTTGGCTCAGgggttcagttaaaaaaaaacctttgacggactcacatttttgcagcagattctgttatagagatgatctttgactagctttaaagtcctactgaaacccactactaccaaacacgcaatctgatagtttatatatcaatgatgaaatattaacattgcaacacatgccaatacggtctttttagtttactaaattacaattttaaattttccgcggagtatcttgttgaaaatgtcgcggaatgatgacgcgtgtttgtgaccttatcggttgagcggacattttagcccggcatcacttacggctaaaagtcgtctcttttcatcgcataattacacagtattttggacatctgtgttgctgaatcttttgccatccatccatcatcttccgcttatccgaggtcgggtcgcgggggcagcagcctaagcagggaagcccagacttccctctccccagccacttcgtctagctcttctcgggggatcccgaggcgttcccaggccagccgggagacatagtcttcccaacgtgtcctgggtcttccccgtggcctcctaccggctggacgtggcctaaacacctccctcgggaggcgttcgggtggcatcctgaccagatgcccgaaccacctcatctggctcctctcgatgtgaaggagcagcggctttactttgagttcctcccggatggcagagcttctcaccctatctctaagggagagccccgccacacggcggaggaaactcatttcggccgcttgtacccgtgatcttatcctttcggtcatgacccaaagctcatgaccataggtgaggatggaaacgtagatcgaccggtaaattgagagctttgc encodes the following:
- the fibinb gene encoding fin bud initiation factor, producing MALLHLLLCAGMLPACGALYSGPLQPEMSNGTFHHYFVPDGDYEENDDPEKCQLLFRMTDHRKCGPDPDQDSVIRDDFTIIKRQIEDSARVLEVVGRSVSYDLDGEDGYGKYLRRETTQISEAFTNSEKSLLELEVKFKQSQEGELKEEHRLGDDFLKMVVNTRDALKETLDISLGLKDKHELLSLIVRSHGTRLSRLKNEYMKFPCSSGNFLMVNCAWAGQSQRKL